Proteins from a single region of Segatella copri:
- a CDS encoding leucine-rich repeat domain-containing protein, with the protein MNIKSILRSIRFLALLIGNMMMAGCSNSDKPAYLEPHLITTEATHITRTEATLNGSATIEGETEMPKLLFRYGTSESMNLNTSEVHAQGADVSLVLTGLKAGTTYYYMLQGNNGRTTTTSNMMSFTTQPNISPKLSSATLLSHGPMSAFVSYEITDDGGEPMTETGCYVYLTGEPENKQKCIVENFDGKKGKIKLRIGNLERNAHYEFQPFARNMVGETIGTAIKYDTSDAITLNETGELTQLMGNHLYEYTQLSIAGTLNGEDLSCMRMMMGRDNDNAVTPGKLSDIDLTDVHLAAGGMVGPYHHEAAENQIVQGTFAGCEKLTHVVLPADATTIGKDAFADCTSLREIEIPASAGSILPSSGCTALEALTVSPANANYKSQDGVLLNAEGDKIVWFPMGKKGKYTLPSAFTSIGAYAFKECSIEAFYLSDNVKTLGQGAFMDSQIKEIHLGAGIKLIPTGVFQGCRKLTKVYLGANTEQISNYAFDESPLTDLYVSASMIPYCEENAFANKVEGFFATCVLHVPAGMKKSYQNHKIWGKFTHIVEE; encoded by the coding sequence ATGAACATAAAAAGCATATTACGCAGCATCAGATTTCTTGCCCTCCTGATAGGAAACATGATGATGGCAGGTTGCAGCAATAGCGATAAGCCTGCTTATCTGGAGCCGCACCTGATAACCACAGAGGCGACCCACATCACCCGAACAGAGGCTACCCTCAACGGATCAGCTACCATAGAGGGAGAAACAGAAATGCCGAAACTCCTGTTCAGATACGGCACTTCGGAGAGCATGAACCTCAATACTAGCGAGGTTCATGCCCAGGGAGCTGACGTCTCGCTGGTTCTGACGGGACTCAAAGCGGGCACTACCTATTATTATATGCTGCAGGGCAACAACGGGCGAACAACCACAACCAGCAACATGATGAGTTTCACCACCCAGCCCAATATAAGTCCGAAACTATCGTCGGCTACACTCTTGAGTCACGGACCGATGAGCGCATTCGTAAGCTACGAAATAACCGATGATGGTGGCGAACCGATGACCGAAACCGGATGCTACGTTTATCTGACCGGCGAGCCGGAGAACAAGCAGAAATGCATCGTAGAAAACTTTGACGGAAAGAAGGGAAAAATCAAGTTGCGCATCGGAAATCTGGAGCGGAATGCCCACTACGAATTCCAGCCTTTCGCCCGGAATATGGTAGGAGAAACCATAGGAACCGCCATCAAATATGATACGAGCGACGCCATTACGCTAAACGAAACAGGTGAACTGACCCAGCTGATGGGCAATCATCTTTACGAATACACCCAGTTGAGCATAGCCGGAACCCTGAACGGCGAAGACCTCAGCTGTATGAGAATGATGATGGGGCGCGACAACGATAACGCAGTCACCCCCGGCAAGCTATCGGATATAGACCTTACCGACGTTCACCTCGCAGCAGGCGGAATGGTAGGTCCTTATCATCACGAAGCTGCAGAAAACCAGATTGTGCAAGGCACATTTGCCGGTTGCGAGAAGCTCACCCACGTAGTTCTCCCAGCCGATGCAACCACCATCGGGAAAGATGCATTTGCCGATTGTACTTCGCTCCGCGAGATAGAGATTCCTGCCTCAGCAGGCAGCATTCTCCCTTCCAGCGGATGCACGGCGCTCGAAGCCCTTACGGTTTCGCCTGCCAACGCTAACTACAAGAGTCAGGACGGCGTACTGCTGAATGCAGAAGGCGACAAAATCGTCTGGTTTCCGATGGGCAAGAAGGGCAAATACACCCTTCCTTCTGCCTTTACCTCCATTGGCGCCTACGCCTTCAAGGAATGCAGCATCGAGGCGTTTTATCTGTCAGACAACGTCAAAACATTAGGTCAAGGCGCCTTCATGGACAGTCAGATAAAGGAAATACATCTTGGGGCAGGCATCAAGCTGATTCCTACAGGCGTTTTCCAAGGCTGCCGGAAACTCACGAAAGTGTATCTGGGAGCCAACACAGAACAAATCAGCAACTACGCCTTCGACGAAAGTCCGCTTACCGACCTTTATGTTTCAGCTTCCATGATTCCTTACTGCGAAGAAAACGCCTTCGCCAACAAGGTAGAAGGCTTCTTCGCCACCTGCGTGCTCCACGTGCCTGCAGGCATGAAAAAGAGCTATCAGAACCATAAAATATGGGGTAAATTCACCCATATAGTAGAAGAATAA
- a CDS encoding fimbrillin family protein gives MKKHIIRYASFALAILGMVSCSEEVETTSRYKDAQSTPMTFAVNYPGQSRATATSFESNDKIGLYVAESKAPLEIGGNLVNNEALTYDGSKWEAARTLYWDEGTYNAYAYYPYIQGVSSTTDQPFSVALDQSTPKTATAPGGYEASDLLFATSKDIQASNSPISLNFKHIMSKLKIRLIKGEDFEGDMPTHAQVTIHSTVPTATIDLQAGVATRYVKGTQQSIIAHQESDYIYSAIIVPQRIENRRPLIEVVMKGVSYLYESRFQFKPGTEHLVNFIISDNPDQVKIEIGGEIQNWGK, from the coding sequence ATGAAGAAACATATAATAAGATACGCCAGTTTTGCGTTGGCTATATTAGGAATGGTTTCATGTAGCGAGGAGGTGGAAACAACCTCCCGCTACAAGGATGCCCAATCTACGCCGATGACTTTTGCCGTAAACTATCCCGGCCAGAGCCGTGCCACGGCAACCAGTTTCGAGTCAAACGACAAGATAGGTCTCTACGTGGCAGAAAGCAAGGCTCCACTCGAAATAGGCGGCAATCTCGTGAACAACGAAGCGCTCACCTACGATGGCAGCAAATGGGAAGCCGCCCGCACCCTCTATTGGGACGAAGGCACCTACAACGCCTACGCTTACTACCCATACATACAAGGCGTAAGCAGCACGACAGACCAGCCTTTCAGCGTAGCCCTCGACCAGAGTACCCCGAAGACGGCAACTGCACCCGGCGGTTACGAGGCAAGCGACCTGCTCTTTGCCACCAGCAAGGACATCCAGGCATCCAACTCCCCTATCAGCCTCAACTTCAAGCATATCATGAGCAAGCTCAAGATACGTCTGATCAAGGGCGAAGACTTTGAGGGAGACATGCCTACCCATGCCCAGGTAACCATCCACAGCACGGTACCTACAGCCACCATCGACCTTCAGGCAGGCGTGGCAACCCGTTATGTGAAAGGAACCCAGCAGAGCATCATCGCCCATCAGGAGAGCGACTACATCTACTCGGCAATCATCGTGCCTCAACGCATAGAAAACCGTAGACCACTCATCGAGGTGGTAATGAAAGGTGTAAGTTATCTCTACGAGAGCAGATTCCAGTTTAAACCCGGAACCGAACATCTTGTCAACTTCATTATTTCTGACAACCCAGACCAGGTGAAGATAGAGATAGGCGGCGAGATTCAGAACTGGGGGAAATAA
- a CDS encoding fimbrillin family protein, which produces MKRVKHTLLYLLAAGAILLTGCSDDFFGDKTEQHDSNRIQLSGDIDQLAVTRVNDNGFCNGDVMGVYIVDYEGNKPGTLKVNGNRGDNVRHTFDEPNYKWNSAYDLFWKDKHTHIDVYGYYPFANPESIEDYQFEVQKDQSKATENGEMGGYEASDFLWGKVSDVAPTTSVIRLPMAHRMSNARVTLIQGSGFAEGEWANLEKIVLTANVARKASINLSTGEIKTAGAVENNMTIPSRTNDEWRTIVVPQTVAAGTTLFSITIGGVPYKFTKNEALTYVAGKMMNFGIKVDKQIGSGAYKLTLVSESITPWENDLVSHDATAKEYIVINSTPGGLKKAITAANKDYTQVRNLKITGQIDARDFYFMRDSMTRLSALNLKEVRIKAWGRAETTNNINENDQIPGSSFYWNSSISGSQSLTRLVLPDTLKSIGPNAFYGCKYLSGSLIIPEGVVDIQRGAFNGCTGLNGTLSLPSTLRKLGNEGEDDNQDEGTDYYGGVFQGCKNLTGNLILPDNLEMIRGYCFSGCSGLYGELRLPAKLKRMGVCAFSYCSGFTGSLSIPQGITALPSEAFHNCGFNGTLTLHDGITNIANDAFANCHFKGELHLPKSLKVISENAFCNNDFSGTLTLPSTLTHIGSNAFAYNWRLMGILDIPQEVESIGENAFSNCKMLEGIIFPESMETIRQGAFNECYGINSIICKGTMPAHIESGAFNGVAKDNFTLEVPESAITQYQAASGWKDFKRIAAHHELVCRPSVACALSTEHKQKLVINAEGEWEVASKPDWCEVSPASGNKKTEVTLTINGMAKNADSRDGKVVFRLKDKDYTHECSVTQYGYEYGEDEWITLQKATKGNNGGINIVLLGDGFNAKDIASGKYLKDIKQEVEYFFGIEPYKTYRDYFNVYTAIPLSTESGVGTVNTIRYNRFNTTFTGGVGLKADYDEVFDYALGAPTVNKGNLNQTLIIMVPNSTDYGGICQMWEDGSAIAFCPQSTYGYPLDTRGVIQHEAGGHGFGKLGDEYIYHNAFIDFCDCTCCGHVLEFNGAKSLGWYDNLELTGKMHSVGWSHLIFDDRYSDIVDIYEGGYMHNRGVFRSEPNSCMNNDIPYYSTISRESIVKRIKAYAGETYSFEDFVKNDKRDAGIVESRAFGGNGDQRTSGTYQHAPVFHKGSPLKMAKVRKHR; this is translated from the coding sequence ATGAAAAGAGTAAAACATACCTTATTATATCTGCTTGCGGCAGGAGCCATACTTCTGACAGGCTGTAGCGATGACTTCTTCGGCGACAAGACCGAGCAGCACGACAGCAACCGCATCCAACTCTCGGGCGATATCGACCAGCTTGCCGTAACCCGCGTCAACGACAACGGTTTTTGCAACGGCGACGTGATGGGCGTTTACATCGTAGATTACGAGGGTAACAAGCCTGGAACCCTGAAGGTAAATGGCAATCGTGGCGATAATGTGCGCCACACTTTCGATGAGCCTAACTATAAGTGGAACTCCGCTTATGACCTTTTCTGGAAAGACAAGCATACACATATTGATGTGTATGGTTACTATCCGTTTGCCAACCCTGAGAGCATAGAGGATTATCAGTTTGAAGTACAGAAAGACCAGAGCAAGGCTACCGAGAATGGCGAAATGGGTGGCTACGAAGCGAGCGATTTTCTCTGGGGCAAGGTGTCGGATGTGGCTCCTACCACCAGCGTAATCCGTTTGCCTATGGCACATCGCATGTCTAATGCCCGTGTTACCCTGATTCAGGGTTCCGGTTTTGCCGAGGGCGAATGGGCGAATCTGGAAAAGATTGTCCTGACAGCCAACGTAGCCCGCAAGGCAAGCATCAACCTTTCTACTGGCGAAATCAAGACTGCAGGTGCTGTAGAGAACAACATGACCATCCCATCTCGTACTAACGACGAGTGGCGCACCATCGTGGTTCCTCAAACCGTGGCAGCCGGCACAACCCTCTTCAGCATCACCATCGGCGGCGTACCTTATAAGTTCACTAAGAACGAGGCTCTTACCTATGTGGCAGGCAAGATGATGAACTTCGGTATCAAAGTAGATAAGCAGATCGGAAGCGGCGCTTACAAGCTGACTTTGGTAAGCGAAAGCATTACTCCTTGGGAGAATGATCTGGTAAGTCATGATGCTACGGCGAAGGAGTATATTGTCATCAACTCTACTCCTGGAGGTTTGAAGAAAGCCATTACTGCGGCTAATAAGGACTATACTCAGGTTCGAAATCTCAAGATTACAGGACAGATTGATGCTCGTGACTTTTACTTTATGAGAGACTCGATGACACGTTTGTCAGCATTGAATTTGAAAGAAGTACGTATCAAAGCATGGGGTAGAGCTGAAACGACAAATAACATTAATGAAAACGACCAAATTCCTGGCAGTTCTTTCTATTGGAACTCATCCATTTCAGGAAGTCAATCTTTAACACGTTTGGTCTTACCTGACACATTAAAGTCTATTGGTCCAAATGCTTTTTATGGTTGTAAATACCTTTCCGGATCTTTGATTATTCCAGAAGGTGTTGTTGACATTCAAAGAGGAGCATTCAATGGTTGCACAGGTCTCAACGGAACACTTTCACTTCCATCTACTCTTCGCAAATTAGGAAATGAAGGAGAAGACGATAATCAAGATGAAGGAACAGATTACTATGGAGGTGTCTTCCAAGGTTGCAAGAACCTAACTGGAAACCTTATTTTGCCAGATAATCTTGAGATGATTAGAGGTTATTGTTTCTCTGGATGTAGTGGATTATATGGAGAACTAAGATTACCAGCAAAGCTTAAAAGAATGGGAGTATGTGCATTTAGCTATTGTTCTGGATTCACAGGTTCATTATCAATACCACAAGGTATTACAGCACTTCCATCTGAAGCATTTCATAACTGTGGTTTTAACGGAACACTAACTTTACATGATGGTATAACAAATATTGCAAACGATGCTTTTGCTAACTGCCATTTCAAAGGCGAATTACACTTGCCAAAAAGTCTAAAAGTCATTTCAGAAAACGCCTTCTGTAACAATGATTTTTCTGGAACGTTAACATTACCATCTACCCTTACCCATATCGGTAGCAATGCTTTTGCCTACAATTGGCGATTGATGGGAATTCTTGACATTCCACAAGAAGTAGAGAGCATTGGAGAAAACGCATTTAGCAATTGCAAAATGCTGGAAGGCATCATCTTTCCAGAATCTATGGAGACCATTCGCCAAGGCGCATTCAATGAATGCTATGGTATAAATTCCATTATATGTAAAGGAACGATGCCTGCCCATATTGAGAGCGGAGCTTTCAATGGCGTAGCCAAGGACAACTTCACCCTTGAAGTTCCAGAATCAGCCATCACTCAGTATCAAGCAGCCAGCGGCTGGAAAGACTTCAAGCGCATCGCAGCTCACCATGAGCTCGTTTGCCGACCATCTGTAGCCTGCGCTTTAAGCACGGAGCATAAGCAGAAACTGGTAATTAACGCAGAAGGCGAATGGGAAGTAGCCAGCAAGCCAGACTGGTGCGAGGTTTCTCCTGCCAGCGGCAACAAGAAAACAGAAGTTACTTTGACTATCAATGGAATGGCTAAGAATGCTGATAGTCGTGATGGAAAGGTGGTATTCCGCCTGAAAGACAAAGACTATACCCACGAATGTAGCGTTACCCAATATGGCTATGAATATGGCGAGGACGAATGGATTACCCTGCAGAAGGCTACCAAGGGCAATAATGGTGGAATCAATATCGTGCTGCTCGGCGACGGCTTTAATGCAAAGGATATTGCCAGCGGCAAATATCTGAAGGATATCAAGCAGGAAGTGGAGTATTTCTTTGGTATTGAACCTTACAAGACTTACCGTGATTACTTCAACGTCTATACCGCCATTCCGCTTTCTACGGAATCGGGCGTGGGAACCGTGAACACCATCCGCTACAACCGATTCAACACCACCTTTACCGGTGGCGTAGGACTGAAGGCTGATTATGACGAAGTATTCGATTATGCTTTGGGCGCTCCAACTGTCAACAAGGGCAATCTGAATCAGACCCTGATCATCATGGTTCCTAATTCTACCGATTACGGTGGCATCTGCCAGATGTGGGAAGATGGTTCGGCTATTGCCTTCTGTCCTCAGAGTACCTATGGTTATCCACTCGATACCCGTGGCGTCATCCAGCATGAGGCAGGCGGACACGGATTCGGAAAGTTGGGCGATGAGTACATTTATCACAACGCCTTCATTGATTTCTGCGATTGTACCTGCTGTGGTCACGTTCTTGAATTCAACGGAGCCAAGTCGCTCGGCTGGTACGACAACCTGGAACTTACCGGCAAGATGCATAGCGTAGGCTGGAGTCATCTGATTTTCGACGACCGATATAGCGACATCGTAGACATTTACGAGGGAGGCTACATGCACAACCGAGGCGTATTCCGTTCGGAGCCGAACTCCTGCATGAACAACGATATTCCTTACTACAGCACCATCAGCCGTGAGAGTATCGTGAAGCGCATCAAGGCTTATGCCGGAGAAACCTACAGTTTCGAAGACTTCGTTAAGAACGACAAGCGGGATGCGGGAATCGTAGAGAGCCGTGCTTTCGGCGGCAATGGCGACCAACGCACATCCGGAACCTACCAGCATGCTCCAGTCTTCCATAAAGGCAGTCCGCTGAAAATGGCAAAGGTTAGAAAGCATCGCTAA